The Musa acuminata AAA Group cultivar baxijiao chromosome BXJ1-3, Cavendish_Baxijiao_AAA, whole genome shotgun sequence genome window below encodes:
- the LOC103973111 gene encoding 3-ketoacyl-CoA thiolase 2, peroxisomal isoform X2 gives MEKAIDRQRVLLRHLRPSPSSSPNGSHLISASVCAAGDSAAYQRNSCFGDDVVVVAAYRTAICKSKRGGFKDTYPEELLTAVLKALLDKTNLNPNEVGDIVVGTVLAPGAQRATECRMAAFYAGFPETVPVRTVNRQCSSGLQAVADVAAAIKSGFYDIGIGAGLESMTTNSMSWDGSINPKVNAFQQAQNCLLPMGITSENVAHRYGVTRQEQDQAAVNSHRKAAAATAAGKFKEEIIPVTTKIVDPKTGEEKQVTISVDDGIRPETSISSLAKLKPVFKKDGSTTAGNSSQVSDGAGAVLLMRRDVAMQNGFPILGVFRSFAAVGVDPAVMGVGPAVAIPAAVKSAGLQIEDIDLFEINEAFASQFVYCCKKLELDATKVNVNGGAIALGHPLGATGARSVSTLLNEMKRRGKDCRFGVISMCIGTGMGAAAVFERGDATDGLTNARRMQSHNLLSKDAM, from the exons ATGGAGAAGGCGATCGATCGGCAGCGGGTCCTCCTTCGACACCTCCGACCCTCCCCTTCTTCGTCCCCGAATGGTTCGCATTTGATATCG GCTTCTGTTTGTGCCGCTGGGGACAGTGCGGCTTATCAGAGGAATTCCTGCTTCGGCGATGACGTCGTGGTTGTCGC TGCTTATCGAACTGCGATTTGCAAGTCCAAGAGAGGGGGTTTCAAGGATACATATCCTGAGGAGCTGCTTACTGCTGTGCTGAAG GCATTGTTGGATAAGACGAACCTAAACCCAAATGAAGTGGGTGATATTGTGGTCGGTACTGTGTTGGCACCAGGCGCCCAAAGAGCAACTGAATGCAGGATGGCAGCATTCTATGCTGGTTTTCCTG AAACTGTTCCAGTCAGAACTGTCAACAGGCAGTGCTCGTCAGGCCTTCAGGCAGTTGCTGATGTTGCTGCTGCTATTAAATCTGGATTCTATGATATCG GAATCGGTGCTGGGTTAGAATCTATGACCACAAATTCAATGTCGTGGGACGGTTCAATAAATCCAAAA GTAAATGCATTTCAGCAAGCCCAAAATTGTCTACTTCCCATGGGAATTACCTCTGAGAATGTTGCACATCGCTATGGTGTGACTAGACAAGAGCAAGACCAGGCTGCT GTTAATTCTCATAGGAAGGCAGCTGCAGCAACTGCTGCCGGTAAATTTAAAGAAGAAATCATACCAGTTACCACAAAG ATTGTGGACCCAAAAACTGGTGAGGAAAAGCAGGTGACCATATCCGTGGATGATGGAATCCGGCCAGAAACTTCCATCTCTAGTTTGGCAAAGCTAAAACCAGTATTTAAGAAGGATGGAAGTACAACTGCTG GCAATTCTAGTCAGGTAAGTGATGGTGCTGGAGCAGTCCTCTTGATGAGGAGAGACGTAGCAATGCAAAATGGATTTCCTATCCTTGGTGTATTCAG GAGTTTTGCTGCGGTTGGCGTTGACCCTGCTGTCATGGGTGTCGGTCCGGCTGTAGCAATTCCAGCTGCAGTAAAATCTGCTGGTCTTCAGATTGAAGACATCGATCTGTTTGAAATTAATGAG GCTTTTGCCTCTCAATTTGTATATTGCTGCAAGAAGCTGGAGCTGGATGCGACAAAAGTAAATGTTAATGGAGGTGCTATCGCTCTTGGTCACCCCTTGGGTGCAACAG GTGCTCGCAGTGTGAGCACTCTCCTAAATGAAATGAAACGAAGGGGAAAAGATTGCCGATTTGGGGTCATCTCGATGTGCATAG GCACAGGGATGGGTGCTGCCGCCGTCTTCGAAAGAGGAGACGCAACcgatggactcacaaatgcacggaGAATGCAGTCTCACAACCTGCTATCGAAGGATGCCATGTAA
- the LOC103973111 gene encoding 3-ketoacyl-CoA thiolase 2, peroxisomal isoform X1, which translates to MEKAIDRQRVLLRHLRPSPSSSPNGSHLISASVCAAGDSAAYQRNSCFGDDVVVVAAYRTAICKSKRGGFKDTYPEELLTAVLKALLDKTNLNPNEVGDIVVGTVLAPGAQRATECRMAAFYAGFPETVPVRTVNRQCSSGLQAVADVAAAIKSGFYDIGIGAGLESMTTNSMSWDGSINPKVNAFQQAQNCLLPMGITSENVAHRYGVTRQEQDQAAVNSHRKAAAATAAGKFKEEIIPVTTKIVDPKTGEEKQVTISVDDGIRPETSISSLAKLKPVFKKDGSTTAGNSSQVSDGAGAVLLMRRDVAMQNGFPILGVFRSFAAVGVDPAVMGVGPAVAIPAAVKSAGLQIEDIDLFEINEAFASQFVYCCKKLELDATKVNVNGGAIALGHPLGATGARSVSTLLNEMKRRGKDCRFGVISMCIGTGMGAAAVFERGDATDGLTNARRMQSHNLLSKDAIS; encoded by the exons ATGGAGAAGGCGATCGATCGGCAGCGGGTCCTCCTTCGACACCTCCGACCCTCCCCTTCTTCGTCCCCGAATGGTTCGCATTTGATATCG GCTTCTGTTTGTGCCGCTGGGGACAGTGCGGCTTATCAGAGGAATTCCTGCTTCGGCGATGACGTCGTGGTTGTCGC TGCTTATCGAACTGCGATTTGCAAGTCCAAGAGAGGGGGTTTCAAGGATACATATCCTGAGGAGCTGCTTACTGCTGTGCTGAAG GCATTGTTGGATAAGACGAACCTAAACCCAAATGAAGTGGGTGATATTGTGGTCGGTACTGTGTTGGCACCAGGCGCCCAAAGAGCAACTGAATGCAGGATGGCAGCATTCTATGCTGGTTTTCCTG AAACTGTTCCAGTCAGAACTGTCAACAGGCAGTGCTCGTCAGGCCTTCAGGCAGTTGCTGATGTTGCTGCTGCTATTAAATCTGGATTCTATGATATCG GAATCGGTGCTGGGTTAGAATCTATGACCACAAATTCAATGTCGTGGGACGGTTCAATAAATCCAAAA GTAAATGCATTTCAGCAAGCCCAAAATTGTCTACTTCCCATGGGAATTACCTCTGAGAATGTTGCACATCGCTATGGTGTGACTAGACAAGAGCAAGACCAGGCTGCT GTTAATTCTCATAGGAAGGCAGCTGCAGCAACTGCTGCCGGTAAATTTAAAGAAGAAATCATACCAGTTACCACAAAG ATTGTGGACCCAAAAACTGGTGAGGAAAAGCAGGTGACCATATCCGTGGATGATGGAATCCGGCCAGAAACTTCCATCTCTAGTTTGGCAAAGCTAAAACCAGTATTTAAGAAGGATGGAAGTACAACTGCTG GCAATTCTAGTCAGGTAAGTGATGGTGCTGGAGCAGTCCTCTTGATGAGGAGAGACGTAGCAATGCAAAATGGATTTCCTATCCTTGGTGTATTCAG GAGTTTTGCTGCGGTTGGCGTTGACCCTGCTGTCATGGGTGTCGGTCCGGCTGTAGCAATTCCAGCTGCAGTAAAATCTGCTGGTCTTCAGATTGAAGACATCGATCTGTTTGAAATTAATGAG GCTTTTGCCTCTCAATTTGTATATTGCTGCAAGAAGCTGGAGCTGGATGCGACAAAAGTAAATGTTAATGGAGGTGCTATCGCTCTTGGTCACCCCTTGGGTGCAACAG GTGCTCGCAGTGTGAGCACTCTCCTAAATGAAATGAAACGAAGGGGAAAAGATTGCCGATTTGGGGTCATCTCGATGTGCATAG GCACAGGGATGGGTGCTGCCGCCGTCTTCGAAAGAGGAGACGCAACcgatggactcacaaatgcacggaGAATGCAGTCTCACAACCTGCTATCGAAGGATGCCAT ATCGTAA
- the LOC135622885 gene encoding probable pectate lyase 8 isoform X2, with amino-acid sequence MTAGLRWIPPLLLLLLGFLLVLNGGRGWIGSERSSGSRARAEVLPSKWRWAELVKKKVLTGCCTSRASCRNGGASRRSLREASANATSADASLEERAVTRAAEAAVDDPEEVASTVLMTIINSTARRSLGYLSCGSGNPIDDCWRCDPDWHVNRKKLADCGIGFGRNAIGGRDGELYVVTDSGDDDPVNPRPGTLRYAVIQDVPLWITFKHDMEITLKEELIMNSFKTIDGRGVSVHIANGACITIQYITNVIIHGLHIHDCKPTGNAMVRSSPSHYGWRTMADGDAVSIFGSSHIWVDHCSLSNCADGLVDAVMGSTAITVSNNYFTHHNEVMLLGHTDSYARDSIMQVTIAFNHFGESLIQRMPRCRHGYFHVVNNDYTHWEMYAIGGSANPTINSQGNRYLAPTNPFAKEVTKRVDTDQSTWKNWNWRSEGDLLLNGAFFTPSGAGVSASYARASSFGAKPSFLVDTLTSDAGVLSCQVGTRC; translated from the exons ATGACGGCGGGTTTAAGATGGATTCctcctctgcttcttcttcttctgggctTCCTGCTGGTTTTGAACGGAGGTCGGGGGTGGATTGGAAGCGAGAGGTCCTCTGGCTCGAG AGCGAGAGCTGAGGTTTTGCCGAGCAAGTGGCGTTGGGCAGAACTAGTTAAGAAGAAGGTTCTCACAGGTTGTTGTACTTCTCGGGCTTCTTGCAGGAATGGCGGAGCATCGCGGAGGAGCTTGAGAGAGGCCTCCGCGAACGCGACCAGCGCCGATGCTTCCTTGGAAGAGAG GGCTGTAACCCGGGCAGCAGAAGCCGCAGTCGACGACCCCGAGGAGGTTGCTTCGACGGTCCTGAT GACCATAATCAACAGCACGGCTCGCAGATCTCTTGGTTATCTGTCGTGCGGTTCAGGCAACCCGATCGACGACTGCTGGCGGTGCGACCCTGATTGGCATGTCAACAGAAAAAAGCTCGCTGACTGCGGCATTGGCTTTGGACGCAACGCGATAGGTGGCCGCGACGGGGAGTTGTACGTTGTGACAGACTCCGGGGACGATGATCCCGTGAATCCTCGCCCGGGAACACTTAGATACGCCGTCATCCAGGACGTGCCCCTCTGGATCACCTTTAAACACGACATGGAGATCACGCTCAAGGAGGAACTCATTATGAACAGCTTTAAGACGATCGATGGACGCGGTGTCAGCGTCCACATTGCCAATGGCGCCTGCATCACCATCCAGTACATCACCAACGTCATCATCCATGGCCTCCACATCCACGACTGCAAGCCCACCGGGAATGCCATGGTCCGCAGCTCTCCTTCTCACTATGGATGGAGAACCATGGCTGATGGGGATGCCGTTTCCATTTTCGGCTCCAGCCACATTTGGGTGGACCACTGCTCTCTGTCCAACTGCGCCGATGGACTTGTCGATGCCGTCATGGGCTCCACTGCCATTACGGTCTCCAACAATTACTTCACCCACCACAATGAG GTCATGCTTTTGGGACACACTGATTCTTATGCAAGGGACAGCATCATGCAAGTAACGATCGCATTTAATCATTTTGGTGAAAGCCTGATTCAGAGAATGCCCAG GTGCAGGCATGGCTACTTCCACGTGGTAAACAATGACTACACGCACTGGGAGATGTACGCCATTGGCGGGAGCGCGAATCCAACGATCAACAGTCAAGGCAACCGATACCTTGCGCCGACCAATCCATTTGCAAAGGAG GTAACAAAAAGAGTGGACACAGATCAAAGCACGTGGAAGAACTGGAATTGGAGGTCGGAGGGTGACCTGCTTCTGAATGGTGCTTTTTTCACCCCTTCCGGTGCAGGGGTTTCAGCCAGCTACGCACGGGCCTCCAGCTTTGGGGCCAAGCCCTCTTTCTTGGTTGACACACTGACTTCTGATGCTGGGGTCCTGTCTTGCCAAGTCGGCACTCGATGTTAA
- the LOC103973114 gene encoding U11/U12 small nuclear ribonucleoprotein 31 kDa protein, which translates to MARRRNESDDDDDDFLYRYPVPSSSSASAANSRSRGGSGASSKGGSGGLAPSKSTVYVSNIDYTLTNSDLHTIFSTFGKVARVTVLKDHATRRSRGVAFVLFVSRHDAAAAARSMNGKVLNGRTLSASIAADNGRAAEFIRRRVYKDKSRCYECGEEGHLSYECPRNQLGPRERPNPKRARRREQGGGGGGGGGGQDGGSDGGEEEAFDNDNWASVVDTRGFDEKARERDERFGDGNDKKKKEKKVSYFSDESGEDE; encoded by the coding sequence ATGGCTCGCCGTAGAAACGAAAgcgacgacgatgacgacgatTTCCTCTACCGATACCCCGTCCCCTCCTCCTCATCCGCCTCGGCCGCCAACTCCCGCtcccgcggcggcagcggcgcCTCCTCCAAGGGCGGATCCGGCGGCCTCGCCCCCTCAAAATCGACGGTCTATGTCTCCAACATCGATTACACCCTCACCAACTCCGACCTCCACACGATCTTCTCCACCTTCGGCAAGGTCGCCCGCGTCACCGTCCTCAAGGACCACGCCACCCGCCGCAGCCGCGGCGTCGCTTTCGTGCTCTTCGTCTCCCGCCACGACGCTGCGGCGGCCGCTCGGTCCATGAACGGGAAGGTCCTCAACGGCCGCACGCTCTCGGCCTCCATCGCTGCTGACAACGGCCGTGCCGCCGAGTTCATTCGCCGGAGGGTCTACAAGGACAAGAGCCGGTGCTACGAATGCGGCGAGGAGGGCCACCTCTCCTACGAGTGTCCGAGGAACCAGCTGGGGCCCAGGGAGCGGCCCAATCCGAAGCGGGCGCGGCGGAGGGAacagggcggcggcggcggcggtggcggtggaggTCAAGATGGTGGTTCTGACGGTGGCGAAGAGGAAGCTTTCGATAACGATAACTGGGCGTCGGTGGTGGACACGAGGGGGTTCGACGAGAAGGCGAGGGAAAGGGACGAGCGTTTTGGTGATGGGAAcgacaagaagaaaaaggagaagaaagttAGCTATTTCAGCGACGAGAGTGGCGAGGATGAATAG
- the LOC135622885 gene encoding probable pectate lyase 8 isoform X1, with amino-acid sequence MTAGLRWIPPLLLLLLGFLLVLNGGRGWIGSERSSGSRNGGASRRSLREASANATSADASLEERAVTRAAEAAVDDPEEVASTVLMTIINSTARRSLGYLSCGSGNPIDDCWRCDPDWHVNRKKLADCGIGFGRNAIGGRDGELYVVTDSGDDDPVNPRPGTLRYAVIQDVPLWITFKHDMEITLKEELIMNSFKTIDGRGVSVHIANGACITIQYITNVIIHGLHIHDCKPTGNAMVRSSPSHYGWRTMADGDAVSIFGSSHIWVDHCSLSNCADGLVDAVMGSTAITVSNNYFTHHNEVMLLGHTDSYARDSIMQVTIAFNHFGESLIQRMPRCRHGYFHVVNNDYTHWEMYAIGGSANPTINSQGNRYLAPTNPFAKEVTKRVDTDQSTWKNWNWRSEGDLLLNGAFFTPSGAGVSASYARASSFGAKPSFLVDTLTSDAGVLSCQVGTRC; translated from the exons ATGACGGCGGGTTTAAGATGGATTCctcctctgcttcttcttcttctgggctTCCTGCTGGTTTTGAACGGAGGTCGGGGGTGGATTGGAAGCGAGAGGTCCTCTGGCTCGAG GAATGGCGGAGCATCGCGGAGGAGCTTGAGAGAGGCCTCCGCGAACGCGACCAGCGCCGATGCTTCCTTGGAAGAGAG GGCTGTAACCCGGGCAGCAGAAGCCGCAGTCGACGACCCCGAGGAGGTTGCTTCGACGGTCCTGAT GACCATAATCAACAGCACGGCTCGCAGATCTCTTGGTTATCTGTCGTGCGGTTCAGGCAACCCGATCGACGACTGCTGGCGGTGCGACCCTGATTGGCATGTCAACAGAAAAAAGCTCGCTGACTGCGGCATTGGCTTTGGACGCAACGCGATAGGTGGCCGCGACGGGGAGTTGTACGTTGTGACAGACTCCGGGGACGATGATCCCGTGAATCCTCGCCCGGGAACACTTAGATACGCCGTCATCCAGGACGTGCCCCTCTGGATCACCTTTAAACACGACATGGAGATCACGCTCAAGGAGGAACTCATTATGAACAGCTTTAAGACGATCGATGGACGCGGTGTCAGCGTCCACATTGCCAATGGCGCCTGCATCACCATCCAGTACATCACCAACGTCATCATCCATGGCCTCCACATCCACGACTGCAAGCCCACCGGGAATGCCATGGTCCGCAGCTCTCCTTCTCACTATGGATGGAGAACCATGGCTGATGGGGATGCCGTTTCCATTTTCGGCTCCAGCCACATTTGGGTGGACCACTGCTCTCTGTCCAACTGCGCCGATGGACTTGTCGATGCCGTCATGGGCTCCACTGCCATTACGGTCTCCAACAATTACTTCACCCACCACAATGAG GTCATGCTTTTGGGACACACTGATTCTTATGCAAGGGACAGCATCATGCAAGTAACGATCGCATTTAATCATTTTGGTGAAAGCCTGATTCAGAGAATGCCCAG GTGCAGGCATGGCTACTTCCACGTGGTAAACAATGACTACACGCACTGGGAGATGTACGCCATTGGCGGGAGCGCGAATCCAACGATCAACAGTCAAGGCAACCGATACCTTGCGCCGACCAATCCATTTGCAAAGGAG GTAACAAAAAGAGTGGACACAGATCAAAGCACGTGGAAGAACTGGAATTGGAGGTCGGAGGGTGACCTGCTTCTGAATGGTGCTTTTTTCACCCCTTCCGGTGCAGGGGTTTCAGCCAGCTACGCACGGGCCTCCAGCTTTGGGGCCAAGCCCTCTTTCTTGGTTGACACACTGACTTCTGATGCTGGGGTCCTGTCTTGCCAAGTCGGCACTCGATGTTAA